The following proteins come from a genomic window of Anopheles ziemanni chromosome 3, idAnoZiCoDA_A2_x.2, whole genome shotgun sequence:
- the LOC131286868 gene encoding phenylalanine--tRNA ligase alpha subunit: MLDIPERILKYIEDHGDVDTLDLAAVLGEDHQKIIGGVKSIEATGELILSQPSTRKSWKLTSEGEHILEHGSHEANIFKAVPAAGTTQAELMKSGKNPKAGFSKAMSNGWIYIDKSGGAPLIKRKVETIDDEVHAHVKAIAEGKESSVSDSVKNEYKKRKILEESVTKSFILSKGPEFATTLKKLETDLTVEMLASGLWKDLKFKAYNFDALGAPPGRGQLHPLMKVRTEFRQIFLEMGFSEMPTNNFVESSFWNFDALYVPQQHPARDQQDTFFVSHPQMSDKFPFALLDAVRDSHQRGVDGSIGYRYKWKQAESQKNVLRTHTTGVSARMLYKVSNQPGGFKPVKYFSIDKVFRNETLDATHLAEFHQVEGVVADYGITLGDLIGTFNAFFNKLGITELEYKPTFNPYTEPSMEIFCFHPGLSRWIEVGNSGVFRPEMLQPLGVPAGVNVIAWGLSLERPTMIKYGLNNIRDLIGPKVDLKMVQDGPICRMNC, translated from the exons ATGCTGGATATTCCAGAACGCATTTTGAAGTACATCGAAGATCATGGGGACGTTGATACGCTCGATCTCGCCGCAGTGCTTGGGGAGGATCATCAGAAAATcatcggtggagtgaaaagcATTGAGGCAACCGGTGAACTTATCCTCAGCCAACCCAGCACGAGAAAGTCCTGGAAATTGACCTCTGAAGGGGAACATATTTTGGAACACGGCAGCCATGAGGCCAACATTTTCAAGGCAGTTCCTGCCGCAGGAACAACGCAAGCCGAACTCATGAAG AGCGGCAAGAACCCAAAGGCTGGATTCAGTAAGGCGATGTCCAATGGTTGGATCTACATCGATAAATCTGGCGGAGCGCCCTTGATTAAACGCAAAGTGGAAACCATCGACGACGAGGTACACGCGCATGTGAAGGCCATCGCTGAAGGGAAAGAGTCCTCCGTGTCCGATAGCGTGAAGAATGAGTACAAGAAGCGAAAGATTCTGGAGGAAAGCGTCACGAAAAGCTTCATACTTTCTAAAGGACCTGAATTTGCAACCACGCTGAAAAAACTGGAAACCGATTTGACCGTAGAAATGTTGGCCAGCGGTCTGTGGAAAGATTTGAAGTTTAAGGCGTACAACTTCGATGCTCTCGGTGCACCGCCGGGTCGTGGGCAGCTACACCCGCTGATGAAGGTACGAACCGAGTTCCGGCAAATATTCCTCGAGATGGGCTTTTCCGAAATGCCAACGAACAACTTTGTCGAATCGAGCTTCTGGAACTTTGACGCGCTATACGTACCGCAACAGCATCCAGCCCGAGACCAGCAGGATACGTTCTTTGTTTCGCATCCACAAATGAGTGATAAGTTTCCTTTTGCGCTGTTAGATGCTGTGCGAGATTCGCACCAGCGAGGAGTAGATGGATCTATCGGCTATCGGTACAAATGGAAGCAAGCAGAGAGCCAAAAGAACGTGCTACGGACGCACACGACCGGCGTTAGTGCTCGCATGCTGTACAAGGTATCCAACCAACCGGGTGGGTTTAAGCCAGTCAAGTACTTTAGCATAGACAAGGTGTTCCGCAATGAAACACTGGACGCTACCCATCTGGCCGAGTTTCACCAGGTGGAAGGAGTGGTGGCTGATTACGGAATTACGCTGGGCGATCTTATAGGCACTTTCAATGCGTTTTTTAACAAACTCGGAATCACCGAGCTGGAGTATAAGCCAACTTTTAATCCCTACACCGAACCGTCGATGGAAATATTCTGCTTCCATCCGGGTCTAAGCCGTTGGATTGAGGTGGGCAACTCTGGCGTGTTCCGCCCGGAAATGCTTCAACCTCTCGGTGTTCCAGCGGGCGTTAACGTTATTGCCTGGGGTTTGTCACTCGAACGACCAACCATGATAAAGTACGGTCTCAACAATATCCGTGACCTTATTGGACCGAAGGTAGATTTGAAGATGGTGCAAGACGGACCAATTTGCCGTATGAATTGTTAA
- the LOC131288897 gene encoding saccharopine dehydrogenase-like oxidoreductase isoform X2 produces MSLRRKLDVIIFGASGFTGKYTIFEGIKLLEGLRWGIAGRSRDKVRQVLAEIEKKADKDLSEVPIVTADLKDTDSLKRMAERCKVLINCCGPYRFYGEPVIKACIEAGTHHVDVSGEPQYMERMQLEYHQKAQERGIYIVSACGFDSIPADMGTVFLERQFDGVVNSVETYMKFSSKIPFEGGAVLHYGTWESAIYGLAHANELRGLRTQLYKTRLPNFQPRLKNRPVLHKSSIVDGWWGIPFPGSDRSVVMRSQRYFYDVEKKRPIQMKAYIAFESLLHVLGVALVAAIFSILSRFKFGRQLLLKFPKLFSFGFCSHEGPSEKAMENTEFAILFKGVGWDKEEKLLEPNDQYKSPPTKKIVTKVTGTNPGYGATCVSLILSATTILREADKMPGSGGVYPPGAAYAKTSLIEQLCKNGFTFEVVKGAN; encoded by the exons AAATTAGATGTGATCATCTTTGGAGCCAGTGGGTTCACCGGAAAATACACCATCTTCGAAGGCATCAAGCTACTCGAGGGTCTGCGTTGGGGTATCGCCGGTCGTAGCCGGGATAAGGTGCGCCAGGTTTTGGCTGAGATCGAGAAGAAGGCGGACAAGGATTTATCGGAAGTGCCGATCGTAACAGCGGACCTCAAGGATACCGACTCCCTGAAGCGTATGGCCGAACGGTGCAAGGTGCTGATCAACTGCTGCGGACCGTATCGCTTCTACGGTGAGCCCGTCATCAAAGCGTGCATTGAAGCTGGCACCCACCATGTGGACGTCAGTGGTGAACCCCAGTACATGGAGCGGATGCAGTTGGAGTACCATCAGAAGGCGCAGGAACGCGGCATCTATATCGTTTCCGCATGCGGCTTCGATTCTATTCCGGCCGACATGGGTACCGTGTTTCTCGAGCGCCAGTTTGACGGTGTTGTCAACTCGGTCGAAACGTACATGAAGTTTTCGTCCAAGATTCCCTTTGAGGGTGGCGCCGTGCTGCACTACGGTACCTGGGAGTCGGCCATCTACGGGCTTGCCCACGCGAACGAGTTGCGCGGTTTGCGAACGCAGCTTTACAAAACGCGCCTGCCGAACTTTCAGCCACGACTCAAGAATCGTCCCGTTCTGCACAAGTCCAGTATCGTCGACGGGTGGTGGGGCATTCCATTCCCAGGTTCGGACCGCTCGGTTGTGATGCGTTCGCAACGTTACTTTTATGACGTCGAAAAGAAACGTCCGATCCAAATGAAGGCGTACATAGCATTTGA ATCCCTGCTGCATGTGCTGGGAGTTGCTCTCGTTGCAGCCATCTTCAGCATATTAAGCCGTTTTAAGTTCGGACGACAGTTACTTTTGAAG TTCCCAAAACTGTTCTCCTTTGGGTTCTGCTCGCACGAGGGTCCATCGGAAAAAGCGATGGAAAATACCGAATTCGCAATTTTGTTCAAGGGTGTAGGCTGGGACAAAGAGGAGAAGCTGCTGGAGCCAAATGATCAGTACAAGAGTCCCCCGACAAAGAAGATTGTCACCAAGGTTACGGGCACCAACCCAGGCTATGGCGCCACATGTGTATCGCTCATTCTATCCGCCACAACCATTTTGCGTGAAGCTGATAAAATGCCCGGATC tGGTGGTGTGTATCCCCCCGGTGCTGCGTACGCTAAAACGAGCCTGATCGAGCAACTTTGCAAAAATGGATTTACTTTCGAAGTCGTAAAGGGTGCAAACTAA
- the LOC131288897 gene encoding saccharopine dehydrogenase-like oxidoreductase isoform X1 yields MDQKEEKLDVIIFGASGFTGKYTIFEGIKLLEGLRWGIAGRSRDKVRQVLAEIEKKADKDLSEVPIVTADLKDTDSLKRMAERCKVLINCCGPYRFYGEPVIKACIEAGTHHVDVSGEPQYMERMQLEYHQKAQERGIYIVSACGFDSIPADMGTVFLERQFDGVVNSVETYMKFSSKIPFEGGAVLHYGTWESAIYGLAHANELRGLRTQLYKTRLPNFQPRLKNRPVLHKSSIVDGWWGIPFPGSDRSVVMRSQRYFYDVEKKRPIQMKAYIAFESLLHVLGVALVAAIFSILSRFKFGRQLLLKFPKLFSFGFCSHEGPSEKAMENTEFAILFKGVGWDKEEKLLEPNDQYKSPPTKKIVTKVTGTNPGYGATCVSLILSATTILREADKMPGSGGVYPPGAAYAKTSLIEQLCKNGFTFEVVKGAN; encoded by the exons ATGGATCAGAAGGAAGAGAAATTAGATGTGATCATCTTTGGAGCCAGTGGGTTCACCGGAAAATACACCATCTTCGAAGGCATCAAGCTACTCGAGGGTCTGCGTTGGGGTATCGCCGGTCGTAGCCGGGATAAGGTGCGCCAGGTTTTGGCTGAGATCGAGAAGAAGGCGGACAAGGATTTATCGGAAGTGCCGATCGTAACAGCGGACCTCAAGGATACCGACTCCCTGAAGCGTATGGCCGAACGGTGCAAGGTGCTGATCAACTGCTGCGGACCGTATCGCTTCTACGGTGAGCCCGTCATCAAAGCGTGCATTGAAGCTGGCACCCACCATGTGGACGTCAGTGGTGAACCCCAGTACATGGAGCGGATGCAGTTGGAGTACCATCAGAAGGCGCAGGAACGCGGCATCTATATCGTTTCCGCATGCGGCTTCGATTCTATTCCGGCCGACATGGGTACCGTGTTTCTCGAGCGCCAGTTTGACGGTGTTGTCAACTCGGTCGAAACGTACATGAAGTTTTCGTCCAAGATTCCCTTTGAGGGTGGCGCCGTGCTGCACTACGGTACCTGGGAGTCGGCCATCTACGGGCTTGCCCACGCGAACGAGTTGCGCGGTTTGCGAACGCAGCTTTACAAAACGCGCCTGCCGAACTTTCAGCCACGACTCAAGAATCGTCCCGTTCTGCACAAGTCCAGTATCGTCGACGGGTGGTGGGGCATTCCATTCCCAGGTTCGGACCGCTCGGTTGTGATGCGTTCGCAACGTTACTTTTATGACGTCGAAAAGAAACGTCCGATCCAAATGAAGGCGTACATAGCATTTGA ATCCCTGCTGCATGTGCTGGGAGTTGCTCTCGTTGCAGCCATCTTCAGCATATTAAGCCGTTTTAAGTTCGGACGACAGTTACTTTTGAAG TTCCCAAAACTGTTCTCCTTTGGGTTCTGCTCGCACGAGGGTCCATCGGAAAAAGCGATGGAAAATACCGAATTCGCAATTTTGTTCAAGGGTGTAGGCTGGGACAAAGAGGAGAAGCTGCTGGAGCCAAATGATCAGTACAAGAGTCCCCCGACAAAGAAGATTGTCACCAAGGTTACGGGCACCAACCCAGGCTATGGCGCCACATGTGTATCGCTCATTCTATCCGCCACAACCATTTTGCGTGAAGCTGATAAAATGCCCGGATC tGGTGGTGTGTATCCCCCCGGTGCTGCGTACGCTAAAACGAGCCTGATCGAGCAACTTTGCAAAAATGGATTTACTTTCGAAGTCGTAAAGGGTGCAAACTAA